GATCGAGCTCTCTCCCGGCCGGCGGCGGCTCTCCCTCCCCGTGAAGAACCTGGGCGACCGGCCGATCCAGGTGGGCAGCCACTACCCGTTCTCGGAGACGAACCGCGCGCTCGAGTTCGACCGCGCGGCGGCGGCGGGGATGCGGCTCGACATCCCCGCGGGCACCGCGGTCCGCTTCGAGCCGGGCGACGAGAAGACGATCACGCTGGTGCAGGTCGGCCCGCACGGCGGGGCGGCGCACGCCGCGCCGGAGGAGCAGCAGGCATGAGCCACAAGATGCAGCGGCGGCACTATGTCGATATCTACGGGCCGACGGTCGGGGACCGGGTGCGGCTCGGCGACACCGGCCTCATCGCCGAGGTCGAGCGGGATCACACGTCCTACGGCGACGAGTGCAAGTTCGGCGGCGGCAAGGTGCTGCGCGATCGCATGGGGCAGATGCCCGGCGCCTCGAACGACGAGGCGCTCGACTGCGTCATCACGAACGCGCTCATCGTCGACTGGACCGGCGTCTACAAGGCCGACATCGGCATCAAGCGCGGCCGCATCGCGGCGATCGGCAAGGCCGGCAACCCGAAGGTGATGGTCGGCGTCACGCCGGGCATGATCGTCGGCGTGACGACGGAGGTCATCGCCGGCGAGGGCCACATCGTCACGGCGGGGGGCGTCGACGCGCACATCCATTTCATCTGCCCGCAGCAGGGGTACGAGGCGCTCGCGGCGGGCGTCACCACGTTCGTCGGCGGCGGCACGGGCCCGGCGACGGGCACGAACGCGACCACGTGCACCCCGGGCGCCCGCCACATCTCGCTGATGCTGCAGGCGACGGACGTCCTGCCGCTCAACATCGGCCTCACGGGCAAGGGCAACACCTCGTCGCCCGAGGGGCTGCTCGAGCAGGTGCGCGCCGGCGCCGTCGGGCTGAAGCTGCACGAGGACTGGGGCACGACCCCGCCCGCCATCGACTGCTGCCTCAGCTTCGCCGAGCACGAGGACATCCAGGTCACGCTCCACACCGACACGCTGAACGAGTCGGGCTACGTCGACGACTCCATCGCGGCGTTCAAGGGCAGGACGATCCACTCCTACCACTCCGAGGGCGCGGGCGGCGGGCACGCGCCCGACATCCTGCGCATCTGCGCCGAGCCGAACGTGATCCCGAGCTCGACGAACCCGACGCGCCCGTACACCGTCAACACGCTCGACGAGCACCTCGACATGCTCATGGTCTGCCACCACCTCGATCGGAACATCCCGGAGGACGTGGCGTTCGCCGAGAGCCGCATCCGCGGCGAGACCATCGCGGCCGAGGACATCCTCCACGACCTCGGCGCGATCAGCATCATCTCGAGCGACAGCCAGGCGATGGGCCGCGTCGGCGAGGTGATCACGAGGACGTGGCAGACCGCGCACAAGATGCGGGATCAGCGCGGCCGGCTGCCCGAGGAGCAGGGCGACAACGACAACTTCCGGATCCGCCGTTACGTGGCCAAGTACACGATCAACCCGGCCATCGCGCACGGCATGTCCCACGAGATCGGGTCGGTCGAGCCGGGCAAGCTCGCGGATCTCGTGCTGTGGCGGCCCCAGATGTTCGGCGTGCGCCCGGAGCTCGTGATCAAGGGCGGCCTCATCGCCTGGGCGCAGATGGGCGATCCGAACGCGTCGATCCCGACGCCTCAGCCGTACTACATGCGCCCGATGTTCGGTTCGCTCGGCACGGCGGTCGGCGAGACGAGCATCGCGTTCGTGTCGAGCCGCGCCATGGACGAGGGGAGCATCCGCCGGCTCGACCTGAAGAAGCGCCTCTCGGCGGTCCGCCGCTGCCGCCGGATCGGCAAGGCCGACATGCGGCTCAACAGCACGCTCCTGCCGATCACGGTCGATCCCGAGACGTACGAGGTGAGGGCCGGCGGCGAGCTCCTCCGCTGCGACCCCGCGAAGATCCTGCCCCTCGCCCAGAGGTACAGCCTCTTCTGAGGCGGGGAGCTCGTCCTCGGCCGCTCCTCGCCTGCGGGTTCACCCTTCTCTCCGTCTGCTGCCGTCTGTCTCCGTCTGCTGCCGTCCGCTTCCATCCGCGCGCATGAACAGGTGGCTCCTCCTCCAGCTCTCCGACTCCGCGTTCCCGGTCGGAGGGTTCGCGCACTCCGCGGGCCTGGAGGCGGCGGTGCAGCTCGGCGAGGTCGGGCCCGGGAGCGCGCTCTCGTCGTTCATCGCGAACGCTCTCTGGCAGGTGGGCCTCGGCGCGCTGCCGCTCGTGCGAGCTGCGCACGAGCGCCCGCTCGACATCGCGACCGTCGACGACGCGTGCGACGCCTTCCTCGTGAACCACGTCGCGAACCGGGCGAGCCGGACGCAGGGCCGCGCGTTCCTCGCGACGAGCGCGCGCGTCTTCCCCTCCGCCGAGATCCGTCGCCTCGACGCCGCCGTGCGGGCGCGGGAGGCGCTGGGCCACCACGCGCCGGCGTTCGGCGCGACCCTCGCGGCGCTCGGCGTCCCGCGCCAGGACGCGCAGGCCGTCTACCTGCACGCCTCGCTCCGCGGCGTCGTCTCGGCGGCGGTGCGCCTCGGGCTCGTCGGGCCCCTGGAGGCACAGCGACTGCAACTCGAGAGCGCGCCGATCCTCGACGCCGTGCTCCATGAGTGCGGAGATCACGGTATCGACGAGCTCGCGCAGCCGGCGCCGCTCCTCGATCTCTTCGGGGCCACGCAGGATCGGCTCTACTCGCGTCTCTTTCAATCGTGAGGTGACAGCATGCACGACCCTGGCGATCACGGGCATGGGCACAACGGCCACGGCCACGTTCATGGCCACGACCACGACCACGACCACGTTCACGGCCACGTTCACGGCCACGACCACGACCACGACCACGACCACGTTCACGGGGGTGGCCACGGGCACGCGCACGAGCACGGGCACACGCACGAGCACTGGGCGCATCCGGGGCTCTTCAGCGAGCGGGATGTGCCGAAGGACCGCGATTTCTCGGCGCGGGCGTTCACGGTCGGGATCGGAGGGCCCGTCGGCAGCGGCAAGACGGCGCTCGTGCTCGCGCTCTGCCGCGCGCTTCGCGACAGGATGCCGCTCGGCGTCGTCACGAACGACATCTTCACCCAGGAGGACGCCGAGTTCCTGCACCGCAACAAGGCGCTGCCGCCGGAGCGCATCCGCGCGGTGGAGACCGGGGGCTGCCCGCACGCGGCGATCCGCGAGGACATCAGCCACAACCTCGTCGCGCTCGACGACCTCATGGATCACGTCGCGCCCGCGCTCCTCATCGTCGAGAGCGGCGGAGACAACCTCGCCGCCCAGTACAGCCGGGAGCTCGTCGACTACACGATCTATGTGATCGACGTCGCCGGCGGCGACAAGGTGCCGCGCAAGGGCGGACCGGGGATCACGCAGTCGGACCTGCTCGTCATCAACAAGACCGATCTCGCTCCGCACGTCGGCGCCGACCTCGGTGTCATGGAGCGGGACGCCCGGAGGATGCGGGGAGACGGGCCGTTCCTGTTCGCGCAGTGCAACCGGAGCCAAGGAGTCCCCGAGATCATTGACCACATCCTCTCCGCCATGCGCCGCGCAACCACCACGGCGCCTCCCGCGAAATAGGCCTCTATCGCGCGCCTCCCGCTGCGAGAAGCGCTCACGCTCCACAGGAGTCGGCATACCGGAGCACATCTGCGCCGGGCGCGCGGCGCTGTCCCCTGTTAAAGGAGGACAGCGGCAACGCCGCTTCGACTTCCGTTTCGCTGGAATACCGGTTCTATTGGACGGTAGGCGGACTTCGGACGGGTGATAGAGGGCGGGGAGGGCTCCGCCGGGCGGAGCGACTTCCACCACGACCGCCGCGGTCGCCACGCGATCACGGCAGCGCCGGATGGCGAGGCGGCGCGGCGCACCCCTTGTAGACCAGAGGAGGAGGCATCAGTGAGCCAGGCCCGACCCCATGTGCTGGTGGTAGACGCCGAGAAGAGGGTCCTCGACAGGCTCGCGCTCGAGCTCAACCAGGGCGGCTTCGACGTCACCTGCGCCGAGAGCGGGCTCGCCGCGATCGAGCTCGTCAAGGCGCGCCGCTTCGACCTCGTGGTCGCCGATGTGGGGGCGCTCGGCACGGAGGGCGCCGGGACCATCGCCGCGCTCAAGGCGCTCGGCCCGGACCTCGAGATCATCGTCGGCGCCCCGTGCTCGAGCGCGAAAGACGCGGTGGAGTGCATCGAGCGCGGCGCGTACGACATGCTGGAGAAGCCCTACGACATCGAGGACCTGAAGCGGCTGCTCGAGGCGGCGATGCTGCGCACCCACCTCGACGCCGTGGCGGCCGTCCACCAGGCGAGCGCCGCCCTCGTCGCGTCCCTCTCGCGGGACGACTTCCCCGAGCGCGCCGTGGATCTCGCTGCGAAGGTCGTCTATACGACCTGCGCAGCGCTCTCCCTCGCGCTCGATCAAGGGGCCGCGCTGTACCAGGCGGCCTCCGGCGCCGAGGTGCCCGCGGCGTTCATCGCTCGGCTCGCCGGGCGCATCGAGGGCGCGCTCGCGCCCGTCCGCCTGTCCGCCGACGACGCGCCCGATCTGCTCTGTACCGCAGAGGGCGATCGCTTCGGCGCCGCCATCGTCGCGCCGCTCCGCCTTGGCGAGAGCTCGTTTGGCGGTCTCGTGGTGCTCCGCGACGAGCGCCTGCCGGCGTTCACCAGCCAGGAGGAGCAGGCCATCGGCATCTTCGCAATTGAGCTCGCGCTCGCCTTTTACGGCCACAAGGTACGGCGCTCGGTCGGCCCCTGCGCCGCCTGACGCCGCGCGCGGCGTGGACACGCGCGCGGCGCGCTCACCCGGGCCGAGATCTGCGGCTGGCGCCCGCAAATTCTTCGGCAATCGAGCTCAAGATTCCCTCTGGCGAACGCGTTCGCACCCCACTAAAGGAGGGGAGCGATGAGCTCCACCGCTGCACCATCGACTCTCCCCGCCAGGGCCCAGCGCGCCGCGACCTTCTACCGGGATCTCGTCGGGAAGAAGATCGCGATGGCGCTGAGCGGCGTCATCTTCTTCGGCTTCGTGATCGGCCACCTGGCCGGCAACCTCCAGGTCTTCCTCGGCCGGCAGAAGTTCAACGACTATGCTGCCTTCCTCCACGGGACGCCCTCCCTGCTGTGGGGGACGCGGATCGTCCTCCTCGCCTCCCTCATCGTCCACGTCTACACGGGCGTGACGCTCGCGCAGCACAGCCGCGCTGCCCGGCCGGTCCCCTACCAGGTGAAGGGGCAGCGGCGCCCGAACGTCGCCGCGCGCACGATGCTGCTGAGCGGCGGCGTCCTCGGCGCCTTCATCATCTATCACCTGCTCCACCTGACGACGGGCACCGTGCACCCCGACTTCGTGGCGCTCGACGCCTACGACAACGTCGTGAAGGCCTTCAGCCCGGGCCCCGCGGCGATTGCCTACGTCGTGGCGATGGGGCTCCTCGCCCTGCACCTCTACCACGGCGCGTGGAGCATGTTCCAGTCGGTGGGCTTCAACCACCCGCGCTATTCGCCGGGGCTCAAGAAGTTCGCCGCCGCGTCGTCGATCCTGCTCTTCGCCGGCTTCTCGTCCATCCCGCTGGCCGTCCTGTTCGGCATCGTCCGCTGAGCCCGGAGCGTCCGTCATCATGCAGCTGAATGCGAAGATCCCCGAAGGTCCCATCGAGAAGAAGTGGGACCAGCACCGCTTCAACCTGAAGCTCGTCAACCCGGCGAACAAGCGGAAGTACACCGTCCTCGTCGTCGGCACCGGCCTCGCCGGGGGCGCGGCGAGCGCGACGCTGGCCGAGCTCGGCTACAACGTGAAGAGCTTCTGTTTCCAGGACTCTCCGCGCCGCGCCCACAGCATCGCCGCGCAGGGCGGCATCAACGCCGCGAAGAACTACCAGAACGACGGCGACAGCATCTACCGCCTCTTCTACGACACCGTGAAGGGCGGCGACTACCGCGCGCGCGAGGCCAACGTGTACCGGCTCGCGCAGATCAGCGTGAACATCATCGACCAGTGCGCCGCGCAGGGCGTGCCGTTCGCGCGCGAGTACGGCGGCGTGCTCGCGAACCGCTCGTTCGGCGGGGCGCAGGTGTCGCGCACGTTCTACGCGCGCGGCCAGACGGGGCAGCAGCTCCTCCTCGGCGCCTACCAGGCCCTCGAGCGGCAGATCGGCCTCGGCAAGGTGAAGATGTACCCGCGCACCGAGATGCTCGACCTCATC
The DNA window shown above is from Sorangium aterium and carries:
- a CDS encoding succinate dehydrogenase cytochrome b subunit, coding for MSSTAAPSTLPARAQRAATFYRDLVGKKIAMALSGVIFFGFVIGHLAGNLQVFLGRQKFNDYAAFLHGTPSLLWGTRIVLLASLIVHVYTGVTLAQHSRAARPVPYQVKGQRRPNVAARTMLLSGGVLGAFIIYHLLHLTTGTVHPDFVALDAYDNVVKAFSPGPAAIAYVVAMGLLALHLYHGAWSMFQSVGFNHPRYSPGLKKFAAASSILLFAGFSSIPLAVLFGIVR
- a CDS encoding response regulator, which gives rise to MSQARPHVLVVDAEKRVLDRLALELNQGGFDVTCAESGLAAIELVKARRFDLVVADVGALGTEGAGTIAALKALGPDLEIIVGAPCSSAKDAVECIERGAYDMLEKPYDIEDLKRLLEAAMLRTHLDAVAAVHQASAALVASLSRDDFPERAVDLAAKVVYTTCAALSLALDQGAALYQAASGAEVPAAFIARLAGRIEGALAPVRLSADDAPDLLCTAEGDRFGAAIVAPLRLGESSFGGLVVLRDERLPAFTSQEEQAIGIFAIELALAFYGHKVRRSVGPCAA
- a CDS encoding urease accessory protein UreF, with amino-acid sequence MNRWLLLQLSDSAFPVGGFAHSAGLEAAVQLGEVGPGSALSSFIANALWQVGLGALPLVRAAHERPLDIATVDDACDAFLVNHVANRASRTQGRAFLATSARVFPSAEIRRLDAAVRAREALGHHAPAFGATLAALGVPRQDAQAVYLHASLRGVVSAAVRLGLVGPLEAQRLQLESAPILDAVLHECGDHGIDELAQPAPLLDLFGATQDRLYSRLFQS
- the ureC gene encoding urease subunit alpha — protein: MSHKMQRRHYVDIYGPTVGDRVRLGDTGLIAEVERDHTSYGDECKFGGGKVLRDRMGQMPGASNDEALDCVITNALIVDWTGVYKADIGIKRGRIAAIGKAGNPKVMVGVTPGMIVGVTTEVIAGEGHIVTAGGVDAHIHFICPQQGYEALAAGVTTFVGGGTGPATGTNATTCTPGARHISLMLQATDVLPLNIGLTGKGNTSSPEGLLEQVRAGAVGLKLHEDWGTTPPAIDCCLSFAEHEDIQVTLHTDTLNESGYVDDSIAAFKGRTIHSYHSEGAGGGHAPDILRICAEPNVIPSSTNPTRPYTVNTLDEHLDMLMVCHHLDRNIPEDVAFAESRIRGETIAAEDILHDLGAISIISSDSQAMGRVGEVITRTWQTAHKMRDQRGRLPEEQGDNDNFRIRRYVAKYTINPAIAHGMSHEIGSVEPGKLADLVLWRPQMFGVRPELVIKGGLIAWAQMGDPNASIPTPQPYYMRPMFGSLGTAVGETSIAFVSSRAMDEGSIRRLDLKKRLSAVRRCRRIGKADMRLNSTLLPITVDPETYEVRAGGELLRCDPAKILPLAQRYSLF
- the ureG gene encoding urease accessory protein UreG, translated to MHDPGDHGHGHNGHGHVHGHDHDHDHVHGHVHGHDHDHDHDHVHGGGHGHAHEHGHTHEHWAHPGLFSERDVPKDRDFSARAFTVGIGGPVGSGKTALVLALCRALRDRMPLGVVTNDIFTQEDAEFLHRNKALPPERIRAVETGGCPHAAIREDISHNLVALDDLMDHVAPALLIVESGGDNLAAQYSRELVDYTIYVIDVAGGDKVPRKGGPGITQSDLLVINKTDLAPHVGADLGVMERDARRMRGDGPFLFAQCNRSQGVPEIIDHILSAMRRATTTAPPAK